The Sesamum indicum cultivar Zhongzhi No. 13 linkage group LG6, S_indicum_v1.0, whole genome shotgun sequence genome has a segment encoding these proteins:
- the LOC105164099 gene encoding uncharacterized protein LOC105164099 has translation MKYVKPMKLYHELLKSNKLKGGRSRLLGLDVGDKYVGLAFSDVNNKIASPLSVLIRKKTNIDLMATDFQSLISELSLSGFVIGYPFDRQKNNPDAVQVKLFVDELSKTGKLEDLKYTFWDECFTSKNVEFLLKPLTLHPVQVKTIVDKFAAVGILQAYLDFANRSQGGNQQNEIFQNEND, from the exons ATGAAGTACGTGAAGCCAATGAAACTGTACCATGAATTGTTGAAATCAAACAAGCTCAAAGGAGGCCGTAGCCGTTTGCTTGGCTTGGATGTAGGTGATAAGTACGTGGGCCTCGCCTTTTCTGATGTTAATAACAAAATCGCCTCACCGTTAAG TGTCCTGATTCGCAAGAAAACTAATATCGACTTGATGGCCACTGATTTCCAGAGTTTG ATTTCTGAACTTTCCCTGTCAGGCTTTGTCATCGGCTATCCTTTTGATAGGCAGAAGAACAACCCAGAT GCAGTGCAAGTGAAGCTTTTTGTTGACGAACTTAGTAAAACAGGAAAACTTGAAGATTTGAAGTATACCTTTTGGGATGAGTGCTTTACATCAAAG AATGTCGAATTTCTCTTGAAGCCTTTAACATTGCATCCAGTACAAGTTAAGACAATTGTGGACAAATTTGCTGCGGTAGGAATCCTTCAG GCCTACCTGGATTTTGCTAACCGGAGTCAAGGTGGAAATCAGCAAAATGAAATCTtccaaaatgaaaatgacTGA